One Microplitis mediator isolate UGA2020A chromosome 3, iyMicMedi2.1, whole genome shotgun sequence DNA segment encodes these proteins:
- the LOC130664598 gene encoding protein FAM136A-like translates to MVEAQRRRVEEKMSLIIESMDKFYLRKMQGDMHRCAASCCDNDTYSLQKVQSCVQNCGEPLSKAQQYVQSEFERTQNRLQRCIMECNDRIIDKAGPNPTQDKVNQLNDDFEKCATKCVDSYCDLLPALEKSMKQILASGQFN, encoded by the exons atggttGAGGCACAGCGAAGACGCGTAGaagaaaaaatgtctcttatcaTCGAATCGatggataaattttatttaagaaaaatgcag gGTGATATGCATCGATGTGCAGCTTCGTGTTGCGACAATGATACATATTCTCTTCAAAAAGTTCAAAGTTGTGTACAAAACTGTGGCGAACCGCTCAGTAAAGCTCAACAATATGTTCAATCAGAATTTGAACGAACACAG aatcGATTACAAAGGTGTATCATGGAATGTAATGACAGAATAATAGATAAAGCTGGACCTAATCCAACTCAAGATAaagttaatcaattaaatgatgattttgaaaaatgtgcAACAAAATGTGTTGACAGTTACTGCGATCTTCTTCCAGCCTTAGAAAAAAGTATGAAACAAATTCTTGCAAGtggacaatttaattaa
- the LOC130664597 gene encoding oligosaccharyltransferase complex subunit OSTC translates to MDLVYRVPFLVLEVPNLKLKKPSWFVKPSAMVVFSIILLSYFMVTGGIIYDVIVEPPSVGSTTDEHGHTRPVAFMPYRVNGQYIMEGLASSFLFTLGGLGFIILDQTHSPSTPKLNRILLMSVGFICIIVSFITCWIFMRMKLPGYF, encoded by the exons atggatTTAGTATACAGAGTACCATTTTTGGTTCTTGAGGtaccaaatttaaaattaaaaaaaccatcATGGTTTGTTAAGCCAAGTGCGATGGTTGTTTTTTCCATTATtcttttatcatattttatggTTACTGGAG gtattatttatgatgtaatTGTGGAACCACCTAGTGTAGGATCAACGACTGATGAACATGGACATACACGACCa gttgCATTTATGCCGTATCGCGTGAATGGTCAATATATTATGGAAGGTTTAGCttctagttttttatttactcttgGAGGACTTGGTTTCATAATACTAGATCAAACACACTCACCGTCAACTCCAAAACTAAATCGAATTCTTCTAATGAGCGTTGGTTTTATTTGCATTATTGTATCTTTTATCACTTGCTGGATTTTTATGCGTATGAAACTTCC cggATACTTCTAG
- the LOC130664982 gene encoding synaptic vesicle membrane protein VAT-1 homolog-like, which produces MAEEKTENSPSAEGEKKIEETSSPTKNEQSDVQDTQVEDKKVEENSESEKPNENDDSKQASEPKHMRAIVLNSFGSLKNVKVLKKPEPTPNQGEVLIKVKVCGLNFQDLMVRRGTFDLPCKPPFIMGSECTGEIEMIGEGVTNFKVGDRVVAMPDYKGWAELVTVPETAVFKLPENMSYTDAAAITMNYVVAYIILFDLSCLTPGKSLLVHSAGGGVGQAIIQLAKTVKDVKIFGACSKSKHEELKAENNIDHLLERGTDYCSEVRKILPEGVDIVLDCMYGEEYNKCYSLLKPMGKYILYGSNNLFTGETKSFFSVARSWWQVDKISPIKLLDDNKTISGFNLRHLMHQQGGHVFIKNAVEKVFNLWNSGCIKPKIDSTWALENVTDAMQKMHEHKNIGKILLDLSLEPKVKPAPVTKGKVKDKKNVNPDEKQESHGEPEENEKKSETELKNDQNEDASDNAVKETESS; this is translated from the exons atggcTGAAGAAAAAACAGAAAATAGCCCATCTGCTGaaggagagaaaaaaattgaagagaCGAGCTCTCCaacaaaaaatgaacaaagcGACGTCCAAGATACCCAAGTTGAGgataaaaaagttgaagaaAATAGTGAGTCAGAAAAGCCTAACGAAAATGATGACAGCAAACAGGCATCAGAACCAAAGCATATGCGTGCTATTGTTCTTAATAGCTTTGGTAGTctaaaaaatgtcaaagttcTTAAGAAACCAGAGCCAACTCCAAATCAGGGCGAAGTTCTTATTAAAGTCAAAGTATG TGGTTTGAATTTCCAAGATTTGATGGTGAGACGAGGAACATTTGATTTACCATGTAAACCTCCTTTTATCATGGGATCAGAATGTACAGGTGAAATTGAAATGATCGGTGAAGGTGTAACTAATTTCAAa GTCGGTGATCGAGTTGTTGCTATGCCAGATTACAAAGGATGGGCTGAACTTGTTACTGTCCCAGAGACTgcggtttttaaattaccTGAAAATATGAGTTACACCGATGCAGCAGCAATAACTATGAATTATGTGGTTGCTTATATTATTCTTTTCGATTTATCCTGTCTGACTCCTGGAAAAAGTCTTCTTGTTCATAGTGCTGGAGGAGGCGTG gGACAAGCCATTATTCAACTGGCAAAAACCGTAAaagatgtaaaaatatttggagCATGCAGTAAATCTAAGCACGAAGAACTCAAAGCCGAAAATAATATAGATCATTTACTTGAACGTGGAACAGATTATTGCAGTGAAGttcgaaa AATATTACCTGAAGGTGTGGATATTGTACTGGATTGTATGTATGGTGAAGAATATAACAAATGTTACTCTCTTTTGAAACCAATGGGCAAATACATTCTCTATGGATCAAATAACCTTTTCACTGGTGAAACTAAAAGTTTCTTTTCCGTTGCCAGATCT TGGTGGCAAGTGGATAAAATCTCGCCCATTAAACTCTTAgatgataataaaacaatttccGGTTTTAACCTACGTCATTTAATGCATCAGCAAGGAGGacatgtttttattaaaaacgcCGTAGAGAAAGTGTTTAATTTATGGAACAGTGGTTGTATTAAACCGAAAATTGATTCGACATGGGCTCTTGAGAATGTTACTGACGCCATGCAGAAAATGCATGAACATAAGAACATTGGTAAAATTTTGCTTGATTTAAGTCTTGAACCAAAAGTTAAACCTGCCCCTGTTACTAAGGGTAAAGTGAAGGATAAAAAGAATGTTAACCCAGACGAAAAACAAGAATCTCATGGAGAGCCAGAAGAAAATGAGAAGAAATCGGAAACAGAATTGAAAAATGACCAAAATGAAGATGCGTCTGACAatg ctgtAAAAGAGACTGAGTCGAGCTGA